In Granulicatella elegans, one genomic interval encodes:
- a CDS encoding ISL3 family transposase, translated as MVLQIKDKNVKWEDNVEEGYFKKKKSLFFFATYTYCPDACPKCGCVKRDFSIVKNGTRTSRITLNPVSGLPAFLKLRKQRFFCRKCSHSFTADTTSIVDLNAFISKNVKNEIKVKACETVSESHIAKEMNVSVHTVRRVVNETAESLRIKPLNELPEHMCWDEFKSVASAESSMSFAYCDAITHQLVDVVQDRKMKNLVRYFNQFPLQTRLNVKTISIDMYAPYIEVIKRLFPKAKIIIDPFHIIQALNRELNKTRTRKMNQVRFKDRRLYNKLKRYWKLILKNRDDLQSYHYSYYRLFDWLTHSQGIVDYLLQEVPSLKPEYETVHQLREAFKERNFIEFKEELMSVQPKLLSDGLNRVLQTFKKFLPYLQNSCEYPTLSNGPIEGINNKIKVLKRNAYGYSSFTHFRNRILLMSKLFTPTTKKGIKQPDAA; from the coding sequence ATTGTGCTACAAATCAAAGATAAAAATGTAAAATGGGAAGATAATGTAGAAGAAGGGTATTTTAAGAAGAAAAAAAGCCTGTTTTTCTTCGCTACCTATACCTATTGCCCAGATGCTTGCCCTAAGTGTGGTTGTGTAAAGCGTGATTTTTCTATTGTTAAAAACGGTACTCGTACTTCTAGAATTACGCTTAATCCGGTTTCTGGATTGCCTGCTTTTCTTAAATTAAGAAAACAGCGTTTCTTCTGCCGTAAATGCTCTCATAGTTTTACTGCTGATACAACTAGTATCGTAGACCTTAATGCTTTTATTTCTAAAAATGTAAAAAATGAAATTAAAGTTAAAGCTTGCGAAACAGTTTCTGAATCCCATATTGCTAAAGAAATGAATGTTTCCGTTCATACTGTTCGTAGAGTTGTCAATGAAACTGCTGAATCTCTTAGAATTAAGCCTTTAAATGAGTTACCTGAACATATGTGTTGGGATGAATTTAAGTCTGTAGCTTCCGCTGAATCTAGTATGAGTTTTGCTTATTGTGACGCTATTACTCATCAACTTGTTGATGTTGTTCAAGATAGAAAAATGAAGAATTTAGTTCGTTATTTCAACCAGTTTCCTTTACAAACTCGCTTAAATGTTAAAACAATTTCGATTGATATGTATGCTCCATACATTGAAGTCATTAAACGTTTATTCCCTAAGGCTAAAATTATTATTGATCCATTTCATATTATTCAAGCTTTAAATAGAGAATTAAACAAGACAAGAACAAGAAAAATGAATCAAGTACGCTTTAAAGATAGACGTCTTTATAATAAATTAAAACGTTACTGGAAACTAATCTTAAAAAATCGAGATGACCTTCAATCCTATCACTACAGCTATTACAGATTATTCGATTGGTTAACGCATTCTCAAGGAATTGTAGATTATTTATTACAAGAAGTACCTTCACTTAAACCAGAATATGAAACAGTACATCAATTAAGAGAAGCTTTTAAAGAGAGAAATTTCATTGAATTTAAAGAAGAATTGATGAGTGTACAACCAAAACTTCTGTCTGATGGATTAAATCGTGTTCTCCAAACATTTAAGAAATTTTTACCGTATTTACAAAATTCTTGTGAGTATCCAACACTTTCAAATGGACCTATTGAAGGGATTAACAACAAGATAAAAGTACTTAAAAGAAATGCATATGGCTACAGCAGTTTTACTCATTTTAGAAATAGAATTCTACTAATGTCTAAACTATTTACTCCAACAACTAAAAAAGGAATTAAGCAACCTGACGCTGCTTAA
- a CDS encoding MATE family efflux transporter translates to MFKKTSVNLLDGPILRSIIAFAIPILISNIFQQLYNTADIMIVGRYLGPNALAGVGATAAIFELVIGFALGVGNGMGVVIARCFGAQDMTQLKRAVASTLVIGLGLSFLVSTIGHFGMYPLLEFLSTPSEIIDLSYQYIHMIVLCVGVTFAYNLCAGLLRAVGDSQAALYFLIFSAIVNIILDLFFITQLHLGVQSAGLATIISQGLSAILCFFYIQRRANFLLPQKEHFVRDKELYLDLLGQGLAMGLMTSIVSIGTVTLQTSINALGATIISAQTSARRIMSFSMLPVSAIASSLTTFTSQNLGANRPQRIQRGIYLGSMVAIIWTIFIAITLFFASPALNELISGSTDPELISNASLYNRISSSFYPVLALLLVLRNSLQGLGQKITPLISSFIELFGKVLFVLFIIPSTGYMGVIFCEPLIWIPMTIQLYYSYKHQPIILSLKNASHS, encoded by the coding sequence ATGTTTAAAAAAACATCTGTTAATTTATTAGATGGTCCTATATTACGATCTATCATTGCCTTTGCAATTCCGATTTTAATTTCAAATATTTTCCAACAATTATATAACACTGCAGATATTATGATTGTTGGACGTTATCTTGGCCCTAATGCTCTTGCAGGGGTTGGAGCAACCGCAGCAATATTCGAACTAGTAATTGGTTTTGCTCTTGGAGTTGGAAATGGGATGGGCGTTGTCATTGCTCGTTGTTTTGGCGCACAAGATATGACTCAATTAAAACGAGCTGTAGCTTCAACATTAGTAATCGGGTTAGGACTAAGCTTCTTAGTTTCGACAATCGGTCACTTTGGAATGTATCCTCTTCTCGAATTTTTAAGCACCCCTTCTGAAATTATCGATTTATCATACCAATATATTCATATGATCGTCCTATGTGTGGGTGTAACATTTGCCTATAATTTATGTGCTGGTTTGCTTCGTGCAGTTGGAGATAGTCAAGCAGCACTATACTTCTTAATATTTTCTGCTATTGTAAATATTATTTTAGATTTATTCTTTATTACTCAATTACATTTAGGCGTACAATCAGCTGGTCTAGCAACGATTATTTCTCAAGGATTATCTGCTATCCTTTGCTTCTTTTATATCCAAAGAAGAGCCAATTTTCTTCTCCCTCAAAAAGAACACTTTGTACGGGATAAAGAACTCTATCTTGACTTATTAGGACAAGGCTTAGCAATGGGATTGATGACTTCGATTGTTTCTATTGGAACAGTCACTTTACAAACTTCGATTAATGCACTTGGAGCAACCATTATTAGCGCTCAAACTTCTGCTAGAAGAATCATGTCATTTTCAATGCTACCTGTTTCAGCTATTGCTTCATCCTTAACAACTTTTACTTCTCAGAACTTAGGAGCAAATCGTCCTCAGAGAATTCAACGTGGAATTTACTTAGGTAGTATGGTTGCCATTATATGGACAATTTTTATCGCCATTACATTGTTTTTTGCCAGTCCAGCATTAAATGAATTAATTTCTGGTTCTACTGATCCTGAATTGATTTCTAATGCGTCACTTTATAATCGCATTAGTTCATCCTTCTATCCTGTCTTAGCACTGTTACTTGTGTTAAGAAATAGTTTGCAAGGATTAGGACAAAAAATCACACCATTAATTTCAAGTTTTATTGAATTATTTGGGAAAGTTTTATTTGTACTCTTCATTATTCCTTCAACTGGATATATGGGAGTTATCTTCTGTGAACCACTCATTTGGATTCCAATGACAATTCAGTTATATTATTCTTATAAACATCAACCGATTATTTTATCATTAAAAAACGCATCTCATTCCTAA
- a CDS encoding LPXTG cell wall anchor domain-containing protein: MIKIVLAAMIFGGLYTSHIVSAQENNTEKLNAAEIALNEAFVKQFPYAEQFTDEDGVSARRIKAPDTAVNTKPKGYEKEVTRKVNYKDKKTGKTLSRVYQTIRFYGTKEPENTILETTTEEKKVPQLPQTGESFDGGMLGLALASLATAIFMLKTTLKEKVK, translated from the coding sequence ATGATAAAAATAGTTTTAGCAGCAATGATATTCGGAGGATTGTATACTTCACATATCGTTAGCGCACAAGAAAATAATACGGAAAAACTGAATGCAGCTGAAATAGCTTTAAATGAGGCTTTTGTGAAGCAATTCCCTTATGCTGAACAATTTACGGATGAAGATGGAGTATCAGCTAGGAGAATAAAAGCACCAGATACGGCGGTCAATACCAAACCAAAGGGGTATGAAAAAGAAGTAACTCGTAAAGTAAATTATAAGGATAAAAAAACAGGAAAGACATTATCTCGAGTTTATCAGACTATCAGATTTTATGGAACAAAAGAACCAGAAAATACTATTCTAGAAACAACAACGGAGGAAAAGAAAGTTCCACAATTACCTCAAACTGGAGAAAGTTTTGATGGAGGAATGCTAGGATTAGCTTTAGCTAGTTTAGCGACAGCAATATTCATGCTCAAAACAACGTTAAAAGAAAAAGTGAAATAA
- a CDS encoding YbaN family protein, with product MRGFYFVVAWISLALGIIGIVLPVLPTTPFLLLTVFCFSKSSKRFEEWFANTKLYQIYVSDYLETKSIARSRKKKIIIYIYILMGISIYFAPIIYVKIGLALLTVFITYYLFKVIPDK from the coding sequence ATGAGAGGGTTTTATTTTGTTGTAGCATGGATTTCATTAGCATTAGGAATAATAGGAATTGTTCTTCCAGTTTTGCCAACGACACCATTTTTGTTATTGACGGTATTCTGTTTTTCCAAAAGTTCGAAAAGATTTGAAGAATGGTTTGCGAATACAAAATTATACCAAATTTATGTATCGGATTATTTAGAAACAAAATCTATTGCACGATCTCGTAAAAAGAAAATTATTATTTATATTTACATTTTAATGGGTATTTCCATTTATTTTGCCCCAATTATTTATGTGAAAATTGGTCTAGCTTTATTAACAGTGTTTATTACGTATTATCTCTTTAAAGTTATTCCAGATAAATAA
- a CDS encoding recombinase family protein — protein MSKEKIKVYLYTRVSTSIQIEGYSLEAQKSRMKSFAIYNDYEIVGEYEDAGKSGKSIEGRKQFNRMMEDIKSGKDGVSFVLVFKLSRFARNAADVLSTLQTMQDYGVNLICVEDGIDSSKDAGKLMISVLSAVAEIERENIRIQTMEGRIQKAREGKWNGGFAPYGYKLEDGKLFINEEEAVAIRTIFDQYVNTTIGANGLSKYLENHGIRKIPRQNGKNPLFDAGLIRKILKNPVYNGKIAFGRRTLEKVHGTRNEYKQVEQDEYLISEGIHEAIVSDEVWQAAQVKLKSQAKKYEHVNKGKDTRTHLLSGIVKCPICGVGMFGNKCTKKKKDGTKYKDFYYYGCKHRQMIRGHKCTFSKQIREELLDDAVAEVIVKIVSNPKFASMMQEKINMKVDTSEIEKEIDNYQKELRKSHSTKFKLIEEIDNLDVEDKHYKRRKQDLDDRLYRMYDKIDELESSLIDAKAKKQTIEAEKLTGDNIYKVLIYFDKLYKVMNDVERRQLITALISEIQVYEEKQPNGQWLKSITFKLPIIDDDLNISLDNDEQVETVAVLERMN, from the coding sequence ATGTCAAAAGAAAAAATAAAAGTATACCTCTATACACGAGTATCTACGTCAATACAGATAGAGGGGTATTCGTTAGAGGCACAAAAATCACGAATGAAATCTTTTGCTATTTACAACGATTATGAAATTGTTGGAGAGTATGAAGATGCCGGAAAGTCTGGCAAGTCTATTGAAGGTAGAAAACAGTTCAATCGAATGATGGAAGATATAAAATCTGGAAAAGATGGAGTATCTTTTGTTCTTGTGTTTAAGTTATCAAGATTTGCAAGAAATGCCGCTGATGTTCTTTCTACACTTCAGACAATGCAGGATTATGGAGTTAATCTTATCTGCGTTGAAGATGGCATTGATTCATCTAAAGATGCTGGGAAACTAATGATTTCTGTTTTATCAGCTGTGGCTGAAATAGAAAGAGAAAACATCCGTATTCAAACAATGGAAGGTCGCATTCAAAAAGCAAGGGAAGGAAAATGGAATGGTGGCTTTGCTCCGTATGGATATAAACTTGAAGATGGCAAGCTGTTTATAAATGAGGAAGAGGCAGTTGCCATAAGAACGATTTTCGACCAGTACGTAAATACTACGATAGGAGCCAATGGGCTATCTAAATACTTAGAGAATCATGGAATTAGAAAAATCCCAAGACAGAATGGTAAGAATCCTTTGTTTGATGCAGGTCTTATAAGAAAGATATTAAAGAATCCTGTATATAATGGGAAAATAGCATTTGGAAGAAGAACTTTAGAAAAAGTTCATGGTACAAGAAATGAATATAAGCAGGTTGAACAAGATGAGTATCTAATATCTGAAGGGATACATGAAGCTATAGTTTCCGATGAAGTTTGGCAAGCTGCTCAGGTTAAGCTAAAATCTCAAGCAAAGAAATATGAGCATGTGAATAAAGGAAAAGATACACGCACACACTTGCTTTCTGGAATTGTAAAATGCCCTATATGTGGAGTGGGAATGTTTGGAAACAAGTGTACCAAGAAAAAGAAGGATGGCACAAAATATAAAGATTTTTATTACTATGGTTGTAAACATAGGCAGATGATAAGAGGTCATAAGTGTACATTCAGTAAGCAAATTAGAGAAGAATTGTTAGATGATGCTGTTGCAGAGGTGATTGTCAAGATTGTAAGTAATCCGAAATTTGCTTCTATGATGCAAGAAAAAATCAACATGAAGGTGGACACCTCTGAAATAGAAAAAGAAATAGATAATTACCAAAAGGAATTGAGGAAGAGTCATTCTACAAAGTTTAAGCTAATTGAGGAAATAGATAATTTAGATGTTGAAGATAAGCATTATAAGAGAAGGAAACAGGATTTAGATGATAGACTATATCGTATGTATGACAAAATAGATGAATTAGAATCATCACTAATTGATGCGAAAGCAAAGAAACAGACTATTGAAGCTGAAAAACTCACAGGAGATAACATATATAAGGTTCTGATCTATTTTGATAAACTCTATAAAGTCATGAATGATGTAGAGCGTAGGCAGTTAATTACAGCTTTGATTTCTGAAATTCAAGTTTATGAAGAAAAACAACCTAACGGACAATGGCTAAAATCAATTACTTTCAAGCTCCCAATTATAGACGATGACCTAAATATAAGTTTGGACAATGATGAACAAGTTGAAACAGTAGCTGTATTAGAAAGAATGAATTAA
- a CDS encoding phage replisome organizer N-terminal domain-containing protein: MATNKRYYWIKLKEEFFTDKRIKRLRRISGGDTYTIIYLKLLLLSLKDEGKLYYDGVESDFIKELALTIDETDDDVMVTVNYLINQGLLEVVTENDEYYLTEIPNLIGSETAWAEKKRRYRQNKQRTLSLMSPTHVRQEIEIEKDIEIDKEREGEIDKKSTPIFYGEYKNVRLSQEEYKNLKEKLNSHAEIMINKLSRYMESSGKTYQNHYVTILKWYEEDKEKLRHQGGNKKMNYDVGESL; the protein is encoded by the coding sequence ATGGCAACAAACAAAAGATATTATTGGATAAAATTAAAAGAAGAATTTTTCACAGACAAAAGGATAAAAAGATTAAGAAGAATATCGGGAGGAGATACCTACACGATTATCTACCTAAAACTTCTACTACTAAGCCTAAAAGATGAGGGAAAACTCTATTATGACGGAGTAGAAAGTGATTTTATAAAAGAGTTAGCACTAACCATAGATGAAACAGACGATGATGTAATGGTTACAGTTAATTATTTAATCAATCAAGGCTTACTAGAAGTTGTAACAGAAAATGATGAATATTATTTAACTGAAATACCAAACTTAATCGGATCAGAAACAGCATGGGCAGAGAAAAAAAGAAGATACAGACAAAATAAACAGAGGACATTGTCCTTGATGAGTCCAACCCATGTCCGACAAGAGATAGAGATAGAGAAAGATATAGAGATAGATAAAGAGAGAGAGGGAGAGATAGATAAAAAGTCCACCCCCATTTTTTATGGAGAATACAAAAATGTAAGGCTAAGCCAAGAAGAATACAAAAATCTTAAAGAAAAATTAAACTCACACGCAGAAATAATGATAAATAAACTATCCAGATACATGGAAAGCAGCGGTAAGACCTATCAAAACCACTATGTGACAATCTTAAAATGGTATGAAGAAGATAAAGAAAAACTAAGACATCAAGGAGGAAATAAAAAAATGAATTATGATGTAGGAGAATCTTTATAG
- a CDS encoding PcfB family protein, with product MINEEISKEAGQAAQTIITYTIKAAKESINLEKEIRKKMNETLEKANGNLKSLMGDEMKLKDLYKKGQLENISIDQSDLKDLKKELNKLGISFSVMKNKESKNYEVFFQAKDIKVMEYAFKQVIAKENKKEKESILKQIKKYKDLSKNKDKTKEKVKRKVKEKVKPNKKDMTREI from the coding sequence ATGATAAACGAAGAAATAAGCAAAGAAGCAGGTCAAGCAGCACAAACCATAATAACATACACAATAAAGGCAGCAAAAGAATCAATCAATCTTGAAAAAGAAATAAGAAAAAAGATGAATGAAACTTTAGAAAAAGCAAACGGAAACCTCAAAAGTCTTATGGGCGATGAAATGAAACTAAAAGACCTCTACAAGAAAGGACAACTAGAAAATATAAGCATAGATCAAAGCGACCTCAAAGACTTAAAAAAAGAACTAAACAAACTTGGAATAAGTTTCTCAGTAATGAAAAACAAAGAAAGCAAAAACTATGAAGTATTCTTCCAAGCCAAAGACATAAAAGTAATGGAATATGCCTTTAAACAAGTCATAGCCAAGGAAAATAAAAAAGAAAAAGAAAGTATCCTAAAACAAATAAAGAAATACAAAGACCTATCCAAGAACAAGGATAAGACAAAAGAGAAAGTCAAAAGGAAAGTAAAAGAAAAAGTAAAACCAAACAAAAAAGATATGACCAGAGAAATCTAA
- the mobQ gene encoding MobQ family relaxase: MADSFHFSVNIISRGKGKSAVASAAYISGEKIKNEWDGVTHDYTRKEKVLVKNIILPDHIPKEFNDRSTLWNKVEMTEKNYNAQLARQFIIGLPKELSLSENKNLVERFIKENLTSQGMIVDYAIHDESQDKNGNIHCHIMTIMRPINEKGEFLAKSKKEYILDEKGEKVLNKNGKPKTRKVELTTWNDKGNVEKWRGNFSDLCNEYLAKNNIEKRVDHRSFKRQGIKQIPTIHLGASASATERKGIRTEKGDINREIKKQNELLKNIGNEIKKITSWLAGFKDKLKESYREYKDQSKKQIENESGLFNLYEYLSFYQEMQENNRAELSFYGKRNKAIYDLKRYASGINYLRENKIKTISDLQGHINTLRSKNSDIYKTIKENSKKIEDLNKCLAYAKTVRKTKATYQDYESKKIFKESFYKNNQKEIDQHIRARNLIGKISGKKNLREKEWLGEIKNLEDEISKLNTESEKIRERYKEINHIKYAVEVVNREYGIDLSIEIDKAIKRGEKESIIEKIKEYKQDSDSFNKKRQMTKDYYKNQER, translated from the coding sequence ATGGCAGACAGTTTTCATTTTTCAGTAAACATAATATCAAGAGGAAAAGGCAAAAGTGCAGTAGCAAGTGCAGCATATATAAGTGGAGAAAAAATAAAAAATGAATGGGACGGAGTAACCCATGACTATACAAGAAAAGAAAAAGTATTAGTAAAAAATATAATATTGCCTGATCATATACCAAAAGAATTTAATGATAGGTCTACCTTATGGAATAAAGTAGAAATGACAGAAAAAAATTATAATGCACAACTAGCAAGACAATTCATAATAGGACTACCAAAAGAGTTATCTTTAAGTGAAAATAAAAACCTAGTCGAAAGATTTATAAAAGAAAATCTAACATCACAAGGAATGATAGTAGATTATGCAATTCATGATGAGAGTCAAGATAAAAATGGAAATATCCATTGTCATATAATGACCATAATGCGACCCATAAACGAAAAAGGAGAGTTCTTAGCTAAGTCAAAAAAAGAATATATCCTAGATGAAAAAGGAGAAAAAGTATTAAACAAAAATGGAAAACCCAAGACAAGAAAAGTAGAACTAACAACCTGGAATGATAAAGGCAATGTAGAAAAATGGAGAGGAAATTTTTCAGACCTTTGCAATGAATATCTAGCAAAAAATAATATAGAAAAAAGAGTAGACCATAGGAGTTTTAAAAGACAAGGTATAAAACAAATACCAACAATACATCTAGGAGCAAGTGCTAGTGCAACGGAAAGAAAAGGAATAAGAACAGAAAAAGGAGATATAAATCGTGAAATAAAAAAACAGAATGAACTATTAAAAAACATAGGTAATGAAATAAAGAAAATAACATCATGGTTAGCAGGCTTCAAAGATAAGCTAAAAGAATCATATAGGGAATATAAAGACCAAAGTAAAAAGCAAATAGAAAATGAATCAGGGCTCTTTAACCTCTATGAATATTTAAGCTTTTATCAAGAAATGCAAGAAAACAATAGAGCTGAATTATCATTTTATGGGAAAAGAAATAAAGCAATCTATGATCTAAAAAGATATGCAAGTGGAATAAATTATCTAAGAGAAAACAAAATAAAAACCATATCAGACCTACAAGGACATATAAACACCCTAAGAAGTAAAAACTCTGATATATATAAGACCATAAAAGAAAACAGTAAAAAGATAGAAGACCTTAATAAGTGTTTAGCCTATGCAAAGACCGTAAGAAAAACAAAAGCAACCTATCAAGACTATGAAAGCAAGAAAATATTCAAAGAAAGCTTCTACAAGAATAATCAAAAGGAAATAGACCAACATATAAGGGCAAGGAACTTAATTGGAAAAATAAGTGGAAAGAAAAATTTAAGAGAAAAAGAATGGTTAGGAGAAATCAAAAACTTAGAAGATGAAATCAGTAAATTAAATACAGAGTCAGAAAAGATAAGGGAAAGATACAAGGAAATAAATCATATTAAATATGCAGTAGAGGTAGTGAATAGAGAATATGGTATCGACCTATCAATAGAAATTGACAAGGCGATTAAGAGGGGAGAAAAAGAAAGTATCATAGAAAAAATAAAAGAGTATAAGCAAGATAGTGATAGCTTTAATAAAAAAAGACAAATGACTAAAGACTATTACAAAAATCAAGAAAGATAA
- a CDS encoding DUF3847 domain-containing protein: protein MKKLEQLRQESKEIKDKIDDTEERLRQLKNQEKKILKQDIEKRRKERTHRLITRGAILESLIENAEELTDEEIKILLEEATKTKEFKETLKIMREN, encoded by the coding sequence ATGAAAAAGTTAGAGCAACTAAGACAAGAATCAAAAGAAATAAAAGATAAAATTGATGATACAGAGGAAAGATTAAGGCAACTAAAAAATCAAGAAAAGAAGATATTAAAACAAGACATAGAAAAAAGAAGAAAAGAAAGAACCCATAGGCTAATAACAAGAGGAGCAATCTTAGAAAGCCTTATAGAAAATGCAGAAGAACTAACAGATGAAGAAATAAAAATCCTACTAGAAGAAGCAACAAAGACAAAAGAATTTAAAGAAACACTAAAAATAATGAGAGAAAATTAA